One genomic segment of Sminthopsis crassicaudata isolate SCR6 chromosome 2, ASM4859323v1, whole genome shotgun sequence includes these proteins:
- the LOC141553657 gene encoding major urinary protein 4-like: protein MSMTRLLLTMGLSLVCTIQVQATGAVKDINLKKFVGRWYPLLLASNDLESNSAAFIHSIDVKVNSLIFYFTLRTNRECKQVAVFANKLENNKYKLRYPGNNILYVEDADPNDYLLIYTTNKIHGRETKGVELYSRQKGETVNQEIKKKFEEMYKSYGIKKENVLDLTKTDPCERSLE, encoded by the exons ATGAGTATGACACGTCTGCTACTGACTATGGGCTTGTCCCTAGTCTGTACCATCCAGGTCCAGGCCACTGGTGCAGTAAAAGACATCAATCTCAAGAAG TTTGTTGGAAGGTGGTATCCTTTATTACTGGCCTCCAATGACTTGGAAAGCAACTCTGCAGCTTTTATCCACAGTATCGATGTGAAAGTAAATAGCCTGATATTTTACTTCACCCTCAG gACAAATCGTGAATGTAAGCAAGTGGCAGTATTTGCTAacaaactggaaaacaataaatacaaaCTCCGAT ATCCAGGCAACAATATACTCTATGTGGAAGATGCTGACCCAAATGATTATCTCCTGATTTATACAACTAATAAGATTCATGGAAGGGAAACCAAAGGAGTGGAACTCTACA GCCGACAGAAAGGAGAAACCGTgaatcaagaaattaaaaaaaaatttgaagaaatgtATAAGTCATatggaattaaaaaagaaaatgtccttGACTTGACCAAAACTG ATCCATGTGAGCGCTCCTTAGAATAG